A single Phragmites australis chromosome 4, lpPhrAust1.1, whole genome shotgun sequence DNA region contains:
- the LOC133914592 gene encoding uncharacterized protein LOC133914592 produces the protein MASSPSGSSTSSLSNPFVVPEPTPLAVAAVQLVNIRAHMPVILKHDDANYNTWRTFFEMALRKFGLLDHIDYAIVSWLYTSVSKAVMDTVVHPHLMAYSLWTAIHGLFRDNAMKHAVYALQEFHSLYQGEMTINACFTRLKTLTDTLNDVGHPISDQALVINALRGLNSKFSHAIGVLTSKLSPPTFLYTRSYPIQDENRMEHTAKMEARVARCGLFFLCILDWVYAYVGVLGIRCTLDIFPVQGQQQQ, from the exons ATGGCGTCCAGCCCGTCGGGGTCCTCGACGTCCTCCCTCAGCAACCCCTTTGTTGTCCCTGAACCCACGCCACTCGCTGTCGCTGCTGTCCAGCTCGTGAACATCCGTGCACATATGCCGGTCATCCTCAAGCACGACGACGCCAACTACAACACCTGGCGCACCTTCTTCGAGATGGCGCTCCGCAAGTTTGGTCTGCTCGACCAT ATCGATTACGCGATCGTCTCCTGGCTCTATACTTCGGTGTCCAAGGCGGTGATGGACACTGTTGTTCATCCTCACCTGATGGCCTACTCGCTCTGGACGGCGATCCACGGGCTTTTCCGCGACAATGCCATGAAGCATGCAGTGTATGCGCTGCAGGAGTTTCATAGCCTCTACCAAGGTGAGATGACGATCAACGCCTGCTTCACCCGTCTCAAGACCCTCACCGACACGCTGAACGACGTCGGACACCCAATCTCCGACCAGGCACTCGTCATCAACGCGCTGCGTGGCCTGAACTCCAAATTTAGCCATGCCATCGGCGTCCTCACCTCCAAGCTTTCGCCACCAACCTTCTTGTACACTCGCTCCTATCCGATACAGGATGAGAACCGAATGGAGCACACGGCCAAGATGGAGGCCCGCGTTGCTCGCTGCggcctcttcttcctctgcaTCCTCGACTGGGTCTACGCCTACGTTGGCGTCCTCGGCATCCGCTGCACACTCGACATTTTTCCCGTCCAAggccaacaacaacaataa